A DNA window from Arachis hypogaea cultivar Tifrunner chromosome 18, arahy.Tifrunner.gnm2.J5K5, whole genome shotgun sequence contains the following coding sequences:
- the LOC112769115 gene encoding putative cyclic nucleotide-gated ion channel 8 yields MRKLRFNLKGLGPLPPTGGSGGIRRNDNASKSFGVGMRRGSNGLRVLGRSLKSGVTWASVFPEDLKVSERKIFDPQDKTLLQWNKFFQVLCIISVSFDPLFFYLPYFNHKSFCLAIDSSLASYAVTLRTIFDAIYILRISFQFRTAFIAPSSRVFGRGELVIDPAEIAKRYLQRYFIVDFLSVLPLPQIVVWRYLHDPARTKVLATKTQLLNIVILQYFPRFLRFLPLASEISKTAGVFSENALVGAAYYLTWYMLGSHITGSVWYLLAVERNDTCWRNACMEEERCFTHFLYCGGSNKRATGYEEWRKISPTILRNKCSADDDDAPFDYGIFNQAITSNIVASINFFPKLCYCLWWGVQNISTLGQGLQASTYVGEILFCIILAVLGLVLFAVLIGKMQNFLQSMSVRLEEMRIRRRDSEQWMHHRLLPPELREKVRRYDKCKWFNTRGVDEESLVQKLPKDLRRDIKRYLCLNLVRRVPLFANMDERLLDAICERLKPCLHTKGTCIIREGDPVNEMLFIVRGQLESVTTDGGRSGFFNRGFLKEGDFCGEELLTWALDPKSSSNLPSSTRTVKAMDEMEAFALEAEELKFVASQFRRLHSRQVQHTFRFYSQQWRTWAAIFIQAAWRRHQRRKIASLHHINKPDDDDDDDQSHHDDDNDDDDDTKALIPSSSSSSSTANTTTTAAAATSTMLIGLDSAMYASRFATNLRGQRPRSSSSEGISLPLQKPREPDFSHLDDDDPR; encoded by the exons ATGAGGAAACTAAGATTTAATCTAAAGGGACTAGGGCCGCTTCCTCCGACTGGTGGGAGTGGCGGAATAAGGAGAAACGACAATGCATCAAAATCTTTTGGGGTAGGAATGAGAAGGGGATCGAATGGGCTAAGAGTACTTGGGAGATCCCTGAAAAGTGGAGTGACGTGGGCATCAGTGTTTCCGGAAGATCTTAAAGTGTCTGAGAGAAAAATATTTGACCCTCAAGACAAGACTCTTCTGCAGTggaataaattctttcaagtttTGTGTATCATATCTGTATCTTTTGATCCCCTTTTCTTTTATCTCCCATATTTCAATCACAAATCATTCTGTCTCGCCATAGACAGCAGCCTGGCAAGCTATGCAGTTACACTCAGAACAATCTTCGATGCTATCTACATCCTTCGCATAAGTTTCCAGTTTCGCACTGCTTTCATTGCGCCTTCTTCTCGTGTCTTTGGACGAGGTGAACTCGTCATAGATCCTGCAGAGATTGCTAAGAGATATTTGCAACGTTACTTCATTGTTGACTTCCTCTCTGTGTTGCCTTTGCCACag ATTGTCGTGTGGAGATACCTTCATGATCCAGCGCGCACAAAGGTATTAGCTACAAAAACGCAACTGTTGAACATTGTCATCCTCCAATATTTTCCAAGATTTCTACGCTTTCTACCTTTGGCCTCAGAGATTAGCAAGACAGCAGGTGTTTTTTCGGAGAATGCTTTGGTCGGCGCCGCATATTACTTGACCTGGTACATGCTTGGCAGCCAC ATAACTGGGTCTGTATGGTACTTATTAGCTGTAGAACGTAATGACACGTGCTGGAGGAATGCTTGCATGGAGGAAGAGCGATGTTTCACGCATTTCTTGTACTGTGGGGGTTCAAATAAGCGTGCTACTGGCTATGAAGAATGGAGAAAGATTAGCCCAACGATTCTTAGGAATAAGTGTTCCGCTGATGATGACGACGCCCCATTTGACTATGGAATTTTCAATCAAGCAATAACATCTAATATTGTTGCatcaatcaatttctttcctaAACTATGTTATTGTTTATGGTGGGGTGTCCAAAACATAAG CACACTTGGTCAAGGGCTTCAAGCTAGCACCTACGTTGGAGAAATTCTGTTTTGTATTATATTAGCTGTTTTGGGGCttgtcctttttgctgttttgaTTGGAAAGATGCAG AACTTTCTTCAATCGATGTCTGTCCGTCTAGAGGAAATGAGGATCAGAAGACGTGACTCAGAGCAATGGATGCACCACCGCTTGCTTCCACCAGAGCTAAGGGAAAAAGTTAGACGCTATGATAAATGTAAATGGTTTAACACACGTGGAGTAGATGAAGAGAGTTTGGTTCAGAAACTTCCCAAAGATCTGAGGAGAGACATCAAAAGATACCTTTGTTTGAATTTGGTCAGAAGG GTTCCTCTGTTTGCCAACATGGATGAGCGGTTGCTGGATGCGATATGCGAGCGGCTGAAGCCGTGTTTGCATACAAAGGGGACGTGCATAATAAGGGAAGGGGATCCGGTGAATGAGATGCTGTTCATCGTACGTGGGCAACTTGAGAGTGTGACGACGGACGGCGGAAGAAGTGGATTCTTCAACAGAGGTTTTCTGAAAGAAGGTGACTTCTGTGGAGAAGAGCTGTTAACATGGGCACTGGACCCAAAATCATCGTCGAATTTACCGTCATCTACAAGGACTGTGAAGGCCATGGATGAAATGGAAGCATTCGCTTTGGAGGCAGAGGAGCTCAAGTTTGTTGCTTCCCAGTTCAGGCGCCTTCACAGCAGGCAGGTTCAGCACACATTCCGTTTCTACTCCCAACAGTGGCGGACTTGGGCTGCCATCTTTATCCAGGCTGCCTGGAGGCGCCACCAGAGGAGGaaaattgcatccctgcaccacaTCAACAAGCCTGATGATGACGACGATGATGATCAATCCCATCATGATGATGACAACGACGACGATGATGATACAAAGGCCTTGATTCCATCTTCTTCGTCTTCATCTTCTACTGCTAATACTACTactactgctgctgctgctactTCTACTATGCTTATTGGGTTAGATTCGGCTATGTATGCTTCCCGGTTTGCAACTAATCTGCGTGGGCAGAGGCCCCGTTCTTCCAGTTCGGAGGGCATCAGCCTTCCCCTCCAAAAGCCTCGAGAACCCGACTTCAGCCATCTTGATGATGATGACCCACGCTAA
- the LOC112771002 gene encoding beta-ketoacyl-[acyl-carrier-protein] synthase III A, chloroplastic, with the protein MANASAFFTPSVPKFGETVPPLNLIAIHRFQRFSAKVVCFGTIEGAGKHASAASPSQSQLPRLVGKGCKLVGCGSAVPTLQISNDDLSKMVDTSDEWISVRTGIRRRRVLSGRDNLIALGVDASRKALEMANVDPDDLDLILMCTSTPEDLFGSAPQIQKQLGCKANPLAYDITAACSGFVLGLISAACHIRGGGFRNVLVIGADALSRYVDWTDRGSCILFGDAAGAVLVQACDTEEDGLFGFDLHSDGSGQRHLNASIKEHETNTALDSNGSVLDFPPRKSSYSFIQMNGKEVFRFAVRCVPQSIESALQKAGLPASSIDWLLLHQANQRIIDAVAARLEVPSERVISNLANYGNTSAASIPLALDEAVRSGKVKAGQTIAAAGFGAGLTWGSAIIRWG; encoded by the exons ATGGCCAATGCATCTGCTTTCTTCACTCCTTCGGTTCCCAAGTTCGGAGAGACAGTTCCCCCTCTCAATCTCATAGCCATTCATCGATTTCAACGATTCTCCGCCAAAGTTGTTTGCTTTGGAACTATCGAAGGAGCTGGCAAGCATGCTTCCGCTGCTTCCCCTTCCCAATCTCAGCTTCCCAG GCTTGTCGGTAAAGGTTGCAAGTTAGTTGGATGCGGTTCTGCTGTGCCAACTCTTCAAATTTCTAATGACGACCTTTCAAAAATGGTTGATACTTCTGATGAATGGATATCTGTTCGCACTGGGATTCGTAGGCGGCGAGTTCTTTCAG GCAGAGATAATTTGATAGCTTTAGGGGTAGATGCATCTAGGAAAGCTCTTGAGATGGCAAATGTTGACCCTGATGATCTTGACCTTATATTGATGTGCACGTCTACACCAGAGGATCTATTTGGTAGTGCTCCACAG ATACAAAAACAACTTGGCTGCAAAGCAAATCCATTGGCTTATGACATTACAGCTGCATGTAGCGGATTTGTGTTGGGCTTAATTTCAGCTGCTTGTCACATTAGGG GTGGTGGATTTCGTAATGTTCTTGTTATTGGGGCTGATGCTCTGTCAAGATATGTTGATTGGACCGATAGAGGGAGTTGTATTCTCTTTGGGGATGCGGCTGGTGCTGTGCTAGTACAG GCCTGTGATACTGAGGAAGATGGTCTATTCGGTTTTGATTTGCATAGTGATGGCAGTGGTCAAAG GCATTTGAATGCATCCATTAAAGAACACGAGACAAATACAGCTTTGGATTCAAATGGATCTGTGTTAGACTTTCCTCCTAGGAAGTCCTCGTATTCATTTATTCAAATGAATGGCAAGGAAGTCTTTCGCTTTGCAGTAAGATGTGTGCCTCAATCAATTGAATCTGCCCTTCAAAAGGCTGGTCTCCCTGCATCTAGCATTGATTGGTTACTTCTCCATCAG GCAAACCAGAGGATTATTGATGCAGTTGCTGCTCGCTTGGAGGTTCCCTCGGAACGGGTGATATCAAATTTGGCTAATTATGGCAACACAAGTGCAGCTTCTATTCCCTTAGCTTTAGATGAAGCTGTTCGAAGTGGCAAGGTTAAGGCAGGGCAAACTATTGCAGCTGCCGGCTTTGGTGCGGGTCTTACTTGGGGTTCAGCAATTATTCGATGGGGCTGA
- the LOC112772905 gene encoding ACT domain-containing protein ACR11-like, which produces MAVAMAACSLGLHLTTADNSFSIRPLDKTISIAKTCYILHKTRWSSSRITIIRRATPLTDVMKEDGNQGDADAIVPTPIVIIDQDSDPDATVVEITFGDRLGALLDTMNALKNLGLNVVKANVFLDSSGKHNRFSITKADTGRKVEEAELLEAIRLTIINNLIQYHPESSAQLALGAAFGLVPPKEQVDVDIATHITISDDGPARSLLYVETADRPGLLVDLVKIITDINIAVESGEFDTEGLLAKAKFHVSYKDKAIIKPLQQVLANSLRYYLRRPSTEEASF; this is translated from the exons ATGGCTGTTGCTATGGCTGCTTGCAGTCTTGGGCTTCACTTAACTACTGCTGACAACAGCTTCAGCATCAGACCTCTGGATAAAACCATTAGCATTGCTAAAACATGTTACATTCTTCACAAAACAAG ATGGTCATCTTCGAGAATTACAATCATCCGTCGAGCAACACCTCTAACCGATGTGATGAAGGAG GATGGAAATCAAGGTGATGCGGATGCTATCGTTCCTACTCCCATTGTCATAATAGATCAAGATTCCGATCCAGATGCAACCGTCGTCGAGATTACCTTTGGTGATCGCCTTGGCGCTCTTCTTGACACT ATGAATGCGCTCAAAAATTTAGGCCTCAATGTTGTTAAGGCAAACGTTTTTCTCGACTCCTCTGGCAAGCACAACAGGTTTTCCATTACCAAAGC TGATACCGGAAGAAAAGTAGAAGAGGCAGAGTTGTTGGAGGCAATCCGTTTGACAATCATAAATAACTTGATTCAGTATCACCCG GAATCTAGTGCCCAATTAGCTCTGGGAGCAGCTTTTGGACTTGTGCCTCCAAAGGAGCAG GTAGATGTGGACATAGCGACCCATATAACAATATCTGACGATGGCCCTGCTAGAAG TTTGCTGTACGTGGAGACAGCTGATCGGCCCGGATTACTGGTGGATCTGGTTAAGATCATCACTGACATTAACATTGCTGTTGAATCCGGGGAGTTTGACACAGAG GGGCTGTTGGCTAAAGCAAAGTTCCATGTCAGCTACAAGGATAAAGCCATCATCAAGCCTCTCCAGCAG GTTCTTGCTAACagcttgaggtattacttgaggCGACCTTCAACGGAGGAAGCCAGTTTCTGA